One region of Thiorhodovibrio frisius genomic DNA includes:
- a CDS encoding Card1-like endonuclease domain-containing protein codes for MSLAFFEALWGIASRILYTDTAHRALEPIPGSRMERLVAPKQFFTKGSPRGIWKSALRELANASLIDWHRDSDTFVFNSLDAAQFIRGSWLEEYAYHTLKDEGVFDARMSVEGTWDRGQTITNEFDALACHLNQLLVIECKTARFQPGQNDNEIAYKLDSLGDDARGLFGSTWLLCAREPTEILIARARRANIRLIPPAELAKLRDLVRQWRG; via the coding sequence ATGTCGCTTGCCTTCTTCGAGGCCCTGTGGGGGATCGCCAGCCGCATCCTTTATACCGACACCGCCCACCGCGCGCTCGAGCCCATCCCTGGCAGCCGAATGGAACGGCTGGTCGCGCCCAAGCAATTCTTCACCAAGGGCTCGCCGCGCGGTATTTGGAAAAGCGCCTTGCGTGAACTGGCCAATGCCTCGCTGATCGACTGGCATCGGGATTCCGACACTTTTGTCTTCAACAGTCTCGATGCCGCGCAATTCATCCGCGGCAGCTGGCTGGAAGAATACGCCTATCACACGTTGAAAGACGAAGGCGTGTTTGATGCGCGCATGAGCGTCGAGGGCACCTGGGACCGCGGGCAGACGATTACCAACGAATTCGACGCCCTGGCGTGCCACCTCAACCAGCTGCTGGTCATTGAATGCAAGACCGCCCGCTTTCAACCAGGCCAGAACGACAACGAAATCGCCTACAAGCTTGACAGCCTCGGTGATGACGCGCGCGGCCTGTTTGGCAGCACTTGGCTACTATGCGCCCGCGAGCCGACCGAGATTCTCATTGCCCGCGCCCGCCGCGCCAACATTCGGCTGATTCCGCCTGCAGAACTGGCGAAGCTGCGCGACCTGGTGCGCCAGTGGCGGGGATGA
- the cls gene encoding cardiolipin synthase → MLAVILTTAHILLSDRDVASTVGWTGLVWLAPLIGLLIYWVFGVNRIQRKAHRLRPQGSAQSESARIAAEDRAHHLLEQRYPHWVALGHLGDALTQSVLESGNRVRALINGDQAYPEMLRAIDGAHHSIALSTYIFDIDAAGRQFVAALERAHRRGIKVRVLIDAVGQRYSRPRAPRLLARLGVPVAVFLESLLPIRSQYLNLRNHRKILVVDGRVGFTGGLNIRGGCLLANRPRNPVQDLHFHLEGPVVRGLMSAFEVDWHFTTGERLSGNAWFPPLMPLGDSLARCLPDGPDEDFDVIRRMMLGALAQARQRVCIISPYFLPDQVLLTALNVTALRGVDVRILLPERNNLRFVEWAAQAQTRQILAGGSRMFLSPPPFDHTKLMLVDDLWCFFGSSNWDPRSLRLNFELNVEVYDRPLARHLQLLFDAKLQAATEINAQQMRTRSVPIKLRDGAARLLSPYL, encoded by the coding sequence ATGCTCGCGGTAATTCTAACCACGGCGCACATTCTGCTTAGCGACAGGGATGTAGCCTCCACTGTGGGCTGGACTGGCCTGGTCTGGCTCGCACCTCTGATCGGCCTTTTAATTTATTGGGTATTCGGCGTCAACCGCATCCAGCGAAAGGCCCATCGGCTGCGGCCCCAAGGCTCCGCGCAGAGCGAGTCGGCAAGAATTGCGGCCGAAGATCGGGCGCATCATTTGCTTGAGCAGCGCTACCCCCACTGGGTGGCGCTCGGGCATCTCGGTGATGCCTTGACCCAATCGGTGCTGGAATCCGGCAATCGGGTGCGGGCGTTAATCAATGGCGATCAGGCGTATCCGGAGATGCTGCGCGCCATTGATGGAGCACATCACAGCATTGCCCTCTCTACTTATATTTTCGATATCGACGCGGCTGGCCGCCAGTTTGTCGCCGCGCTCGAACGCGCTCATCGCCGTGGCATCAAGGTGCGGGTGCTAATCGATGCCGTCGGTCAGCGCTACAGCCGTCCGCGCGCACCGCGCCTGCTGGCGCGCCTGGGGGTGCCAGTGGCGGTGTTTCTTGAGTCCCTGCTGCCGATTCGCAGTCAGTACCTCAATCTGCGCAATCATCGCAAAATTCTGGTGGTCGACGGACGCGTCGGCTTTACCGGCGGGCTGAACATTCGCGGTGGTTGCCTGCTGGCCAACCGCCCCCGCAACCCGGTGCAGGATCTGCATTTTCATCTGGAGGGGCCGGTAGTGCGCGGCCTGATGAGCGCCTTCGAAGTGGACTGGCATTTCACCACCGGCGAGCGCCTGAGCGGTAATGCCTGGTTTCCGCCCCTGATGCCGCTGGGAGACAGCCTGGCGCGCTGCCTGCCAGATGGACCCGATGAGGACTTCGACGTCATCCGCCGCATGATGCTTGGCGCTTTGGCCCAGGCGCGTCAACGCGTCTGTATCATCTCCCCCTACTTTCTGCCGGATCAGGTCTTGCTCACCGCGCTCAATGTCACCGCGCTGCGCGGCGTCGATGTGCGAATTCTGCTCCCCGAGCGCAATAATCTCAGATTCGTCGAATGGGCCGCCCAGGCGCAGACGCGGCAGATTCTCGCCGGCGGCAGCCGGATGTTTCTCTCGCCACCGCCCTTCGACCACACCAAACTCATGCTGGTGGATGATCTCTGGTGCTTTTTTGGCTCCTCGAACTGGGACCCGCGCAGCCTGCGACTCAATTTTGAGCTAAATGTAGAAGTCTACGACCGTCCCCTCGCCCGCCACCTTCAGCTGTTGTTCGATGCCAAGCTACAGGCGGCAACAGAGATCAACGCCCAGCAGATGCGCACCCGCTCGGTGCCAATTAAACTGCGCGACGGCGCGGCACGGTTGTTGAGTCCCTATCTATGA
- the cas2 gene encoding CRISPR-associated endonuclease Cas2, with translation MAANQIRPYLLAYDIADRKRLVRVHRTVKGYGMPLQYSVFLVVGTSRTLDELLGELDDIINPKEDDIRVYPLPLQFDADQYGRQWLPGGIDIPANAGLTDALAAMVNAQNIRVGRT, from the coding sequence ATGGCCGCCAACCAAATACGTCCCTATCTGCTGGCCTACGACATTGCTGATCGCAAACGCCTCGTCCGGGTGCATCGCACCGTCAAAGGTTACGGAATGCCCCTGCAGTATTCAGTCTTTCTCGTTGTTGGCACCAGCCGCACCCTTGATGAACTGCTCGGCGAGCTCGACGACATCATCAACCCCAAAGAAGACGACATCCGCGTCTACCCCCTGCCGCTCCAATTCGACGCCGACCAATACGGCCGCCAATGGCTCCCCGGTGGCATCGACATCCCCGCCAACGCGGGTCTGACCGACGCCCTCGCCGCCATGGTCAACGCACAAAACATCCGCGTCGGTCGGACTTGA
- a CDS encoding CRISPR-associated endonuclease Cas1, translating into MIVQTAHQPSAETVERAFELDARPLYLAAGSDTRVLLDGRALSIQRDERAEQIFPLARIGRVHSSTRVQWTSEALLACAARGISVIFVTDDGEIQARLLGRPGERDELLLRFTELMLLPHALGLYGHWLRIARARTAYWACARLGAPQGARDPRTGRAWIEHQAQQYAGNRGAERTRQWLRSFAYQWMAAHLHDLGFGHNTELGQSGEPSLARDLAELLMWYLEPARIGWLRRRFDAARHRRQPLRLPRHSETARLFESRAARVAQRGHDITNCLHRWLVSET; encoded by the coding sequence TTGATCGTTCAGACCGCGCACCAACCCAGCGCCGAGACCGTCGAACGCGCGTTCGAACTCGACGCCCGGCCACTCTACCTCGCCGCCGGCAGCGACACCCGCGTCCTGCTCGACGGTCGCGCGCTCAGCATCCAACGCGATGAGCGCGCTGAACAAATCTTTCCACTTGCCCGCATCGGCCGCGTCCATAGCAGCACCCGCGTGCAATGGACCAGCGAGGCTCTGCTCGCTTGCGCCGCGCGCGGTATCAGCGTCATCTTTGTTACCGACGACGGCGAGATACAAGCCCGCCTGCTCGGGCGCCCCGGCGAACGCGACGAACTCCTGCTGCGCTTTACCGAACTCATGCTTCTACCTCATGCCCTTGGCCTTTACGGGCACTGGCTGCGCATCGCCCGCGCCCGCACCGCCTACTGGGCCTGTGCCCGCCTTGGCGCCCCGCAAGGCGCGCGCGACCCGCGCACCGGCCGCGCCTGGATTGAGCACCAAGCCCAGCAATACGCTGGCAACCGCGGTGCCGAGCGCACCCGGCAATGGCTTCGCTCCTTCGCTTACCAATGGATGGCCGCCCACCTGCATGACCTCGGCTTTGGCCACAATACCGAGCTTGGCCAAAGCGGCGAGCCCAGCCTGGCGCGCGACCTCGCCGAACTGCTGATGTGGTACCTCGAACCCGCGCGCATCGGCTGGCTGCGCCGCCGCTTCGACGCCGCCCGCCATCGCCGGCAACCGTTGCGACTCCCTCGTCATTCCGAAACTGCACGCCTGTTTGAATCCCGCGCCGCCCGCGTTGCCCAGCGTGGCCACGACATCACCAACTGCCTCCACCGCTGGCTGGTCAGCGAAACCTGA
- a CDS encoding CRISPR-associated ring nuclease, whose product MHLLISTLGTSWSIVPELFAFTNPQQLDLYAHHESCAQIAAQRAEYGIVGVNRIWVVTTEKMRTDRLREWAARIEMPIDIWHPLGVDELASVRENRAMADLIYRVVLRGREVTRNGRLYLSLAGGRKTMSAEMQQAGMLFGCDALLHVVDRQLPSGIERLSDQDVGAFCAPLPKPYADIYQPLVTLGRCPPNAALEVHPSIRSADFPVPPAGGAVPPELPLYEEVRRRLRQADSLIYNFSCQVSQAEAQSNFHGLYMLPPDRVKALRATRLGADSARTQADLGWLAQLPKSDLHCHLGGVLDAAGLIEVATTSAAQVREREAVNPELARQLKQVRALAAAEDLDGLRALLGAATAQTPDFRQIRQWDTQEPWGVCGFLMAFTDRPALLDALVFDALRDPARYQGIGIAAYEPLGDLQGSALLQCEASLRAACAMVRRAARRDRLRYLELRCSPHNYTRGGLSAQQVVDILLDSLSDETDCDIRLLFIASRHRRMSEAIQHIELAQDLRAASADFRRRFVGFDLAGNEQQRSPVEMRDAFRPLLKACIPISIHAGEDQPVNNIWEATYELSAERIGHGLTLHDNPELLRRCVERRIAVEMCPSSNYQIVGFRDFVLQAGPDTQYPLADYLSAGLRVTVNTDNPGISRTDPSQELYKAAAMTPGGLTYWEVLQLIRNGFQAAFCNRQDRRELLGRAEAELMEWLTETASRDV is encoded by the coding sequence ATGCATCTTTTGATCTCCACCCTGGGCACTTCCTGGTCTATCGTGCCGGAGCTGTTTGCGTTCACTAACCCGCAACAGCTTGACCTCTATGCGCATCACGAGAGTTGCGCCCAAATTGCCGCCCAGAGAGCGGAGTACGGGATTGTCGGGGTCAATCGGATTTGGGTTGTAACAACCGAGAAGATGCGCACTGATCGCCTACGAGAATGGGCGGCGCGCATTGAAATGCCCATCGACATCTGGCACCCGCTTGGAGTGGATGAACTGGCGAGTGTTCGCGAGAACCGCGCGATGGCCGATCTGATCTATCGGGTTGTACTGCGCGGCCGGGAGGTCACCCGCAATGGCCGACTCTATCTGTCTCTGGCCGGCGGTCGCAAAACAATGAGCGCCGAGATGCAGCAGGCCGGAATGCTGTTTGGCTGCGACGCGCTGCTCCATGTGGTTGACCGGCAGCTGCCGTCCGGTATCGAGCGACTGTCCGACCAGGATGTTGGCGCCTTTTGCGCGCCCTTGCCGAAACCCTATGCCGACATCTATCAGCCCTTGGTCACCTTGGGCCGTTGTCCGCCCAACGCCGCGCTAGAGGTCCATCCCAGTATTCGATCAGCGGATTTTCCGGTTCCACCTGCCGGTGGCGCGGTTCCGCCAGAGCTGCCTCTCTATGAAGAGGTGCGGCGCCGACTCCGGCAAGCCGACAGTCTGATCTATAACTTCAGTTGCCAGGTGAGCCAGGCCGAAGCACAGAGTAACTTCCATGGGCTCTATATGCTGCCACCTGATCGGGTCAAGGCGTTGCGCGCCACGCGCCTTGGTGCAGATTCGGCGCGTACCCAAGCCGATCTGGGCTGGCTTGCCCAACTGCCCAAGAGCGATCTGCACTGTCACCTCGGCGGCGTGCTGGACGCGGCGGGGTTGATCGAAGTCGCCACGACCAGCGCCGCGCAGGTCCGCGAGCGCGAGGCCGTGAATCCCGAACTGGCACGGCAACTGAAACAGGTGCGCGCGCTGGCGGCCGCCGAGGATCTGGACGGTCTACGCGCTCTGCTTGGCGCCGCGACCGCCCAGACGCCAGATTTCCGCCAGATTCGACAGTGGGATACGCAGGAGCCATGGGGCGTCTGTGGCTTCCTGATGGCCTTCACCGACCGCCCGGCATTGCTCGACGCCCTAGTGTTCGACGCCCTGCGCGATCCGGCCCGCTACCAAGGCATCGGCATCGCCGCTTACGAGCCGCTGGGGGATCTTCAGGGGTCCGCGCTCTTGCAGTGCGAAGCCAGTCTGCGGGCGGCCTGCGCCATGGTGCGACGCGCGGCCCGGCGCGACCGGCTGCGCTATCTGGAGCTGCGTTGTTCCCCCCACAACTACACGCGCGGCGGACTGAGCGCCCAGCAAGTCGTTGACATCCTTTTGGATTCCCTGTCTGACGAGACCGATTGCGATATTCGGCTTCTGTTCATTGCCAGCCGGCACCGGCGCATGAGCGAGGCGATTCAGCATATCGAGCTGGCCCAGGACCTGCGTGCGGCATCGGCCGATTTCCGCCGCCGGTTCGTGGGCTTTGATCTGGCTGGCAACGAGCAGCAGCGCTCCCCCGTGGAGATGCGCGACGCCTTTCGCCCATTGCTGAAGGCTTGCATTCCGATCAGCATTCACGCCGGTGAGGATCAACCCGTCAACAATATCTGGGAAGCGACCTATGAGCTCAGCGCCGAGCGCATTGGCCACGGCCTGACCTTGCACGACAATCCGGAATTGTTGCGGCGCTGTGTCGAGCGTCGCATCGCGGTGGAAATGTGTCCGAGTAGCAACTATCAAATCGTCGGATTTCGGGATTTTGTGCTCCAGGCAGGTCCCGACACCCAGTATCCACTGGCCGATTATCTGTCCGCCGGATTGCGTGTGACGGTCAACACCGATAATCCCGGGATTTCCCGCACCGATCCCAGCCAAGAGCTCTATAAGGCCGCGGCGATGACGCCGGGCGGGCTGACCTATTGGGAGGTACTACAATTGATTCGCAACGGTTTTCAGGCCGCCTTTTGCAACCGCCAGGACCGCCGCGAGCTACTTGGCCGCGCCGAGGCGGAGTTGATGGAGTGGCTGACCGAAACGGCTTCACGCGATGTCTGA
- a CDS encoding putative phosphoesterase (MutT family), which yields MSDRHILAFARGDLPAQWLPERGALRMGSTELAEQLAQRSPVWLPRAAAEEDPSHKQPIPYVLVRHGTRLACYRRQGTEQRLHGLRSVGIGGHVEVEDAANSLLDTLLSAARRELLEELLDLTACPPVRVLGLINEDLTPVGRVHLGIAMMVEIDTQRPPRGGPELLDLDWLPPSVARQCPLEYWSQLALDLLGADKAA from the coding sequence ATGTCTGATCGACACATCCTGGCCTTTGCCCGCGGCGATTTGCCAGCGCAGTGGTTGCCCGAGCGCGGCGCCTTGCGCATGGGAAGCACCGAGCTCGCCGAACAGCTCGCACAGCGAAGCCCGGTCTGGCTCCCACGCGCGGCGGCCGAGGAGGACCCGAGCCATAAGCAACCCATTCCCTATGTCCTGGTTCGGCATGGGACGCGCCTTGCCTGTTATCGGCGTCAGGGAACTGAGCAGCGCCTGCACGGGCTCCGGTCCGTCGGCATCGGCGGCCATGTTGAAGTCGAGGACGCGGCGAACAGCCTCCTCGACACCCTGTTGTCCGCCGCCCGGCGGGAACTGCTGGAGGAGCTTCTCGACCTGACGGCCTGCCCGCCGGTCAGGGTGTTGGGCCTCATCAATGAAGACCTGACCCCCGTGGGTCGCGTCCACCTGGGTATCGCGATGATGGTCGAGATCGACACCCAAAGGCCGCCACGCGGCGGACCGGAATTACTGGATCTCGACTGGCTACCCCCATCCGTCGCGCGGCAATGCCCCTTGGAGTATTGGAGTCAACTCGCGCTTGACCTGCTGGGTGCCGACAAGGCCGCGTAA
- the cas1 gene encoding CRISPR-associated endonuclease Cas1 — protein sequence MTTLYLDRRDTRLKLEGRALAIYTDKERRGTVPLNLLESVVMRSAVSIESSLLANLADAGIAIVIFGGRNASKLAIVHGRSGNDGARRVGQLRLTDDLAWCLTWTRRLVRGKLRRQQRLIVAALRERPDLRLTLTKAREQLMQARAHATDPVSASIDTLRGIEGAGAAAYFKAYCGLFAPELDFTGRNRRPPRDPVNAVLSLAYTLLHAEAVHAAYGAGLDPIIGYYHTLDFGRESLASDLIEPLRPLADTWVWEQFRTRHLRPDHFSREGDACLLGKAGREHFYSAWQVFVRPHRRLLRRASRKLAGRLAEAANTDAIDPEIPF from the coding sequence ATGACCACTCTCTACCTCGACCGCCGCGATACCCGCCTGAAGCTCGAAGGCCGCGCGCTCGCCATTTACACCGACAAGGAACGTCGCGGCACCGTGCCCCTCAATCTGCTCGAAAGCGTCGTCATGCGCAGCGCCGTCAGCATAGAAAGCAGCCTGCTCGCCAATCTGGCCGACGCCGGCATTGCGATTGTCATCTTTGGCGGACGCAACGCCAGCAAGCTTGCCATCGTCCATGGTCGCAGCGGCAACGACGGCGCCCGGCGCGTCGGCCAACTGCGCCTGACCGACGATCTCGCCTGGTGCCTGACCTGGACCCGCCGTCTGGTGCGCGGCAAACTCCGCCGCCAGCAGCGCCTGATTGTCGCCGCCCTGCGCGAACGCCCCGACCTGCGCCTGACGCTCACCAAAGCCCGCGAGCAACTGATGCAAGCCCGCGCGCACGCCACCGACCCGGTCAGCGCCAGCATCGACACTCTGCGCGGCATCGAGGGCGCTGGCGCCGCAGCCTACTTCAAAGCCTACTGCGGCCTATTCGCGCCCGAGCTGGACTTTACCGGCCGCAACCGCCGCCCGCCGCGCGATCCGGTCAATGCCGTGCTCTCGCTCGCCTACACCCTGCTGCATGCTGAGGCCGTCCATGCCGCCTATGGCGCCGGTCTCGACCCCATCATCGGCTACTACCATACACTCGACTTCGGGCGCGAATCCCTCGCCTCCGACCTGATCGAGCCGCTGCGCCCGCTTGCTGACACTTGGGTATGGGAGCAGTTCCGCACCCGCCACCTGCGGCCCGACCACTTTTCCCGCGAGGGCGACGCCTGCCTGCTCGGCAAGGCCGGACGCGAACACTTCTACAGCGCCTGGCAAGTCTTCGTCCGCCCGCACCGCCGCCTGCTGCGCCGCGCCAGCCGCAAGCTTGCCGGGCGCTTGGCCGAAGCCGCTAACACAGACGCCATCGACCCGGAGATTCCGTTTTGA
- a CDS encoding dihydroorotase — protein MKTLLITNARVVNEGRQYDADLYVRNGRIYTIGADLQSRPADQAIDARGHLLLPGMIDDQVHFREPGLTHKAEIATESRAAVAGGITSFLEMPNTQPPTLSLEALEAKYQRAAQVSPANFGFYLGASNDNLDAIRRLPVGAACGVKVFMGASTGNMLVDDPKVLASIFAEAPVLIATHCEDTPLIRANEQAYREQYGETVPMEMHPLIRSEEACWRSSSLAVELARQHNTRLHVLHLTTARELGLFEPGSHRDKRITVEACVHHLYFDAHDYAEKGSLIKCNPAIKQPEDRAALLAAVTEGRIDVIATDHAPHLLSEKDAPYFAAPAGLPLVQHALPSLFEHVRVGALTLETLVEKTSHAVADCFNIQGRGYIREGYWADLVLIDPNSPHAINRAEVLSKCGWSPFEGRTFSARVLATLVNGDLIWQNGALNPQATAGMRLEFGATR, from the coding sequence ATGAAAACACTGCTGATTACCAATGCGCGCGTGGTAAACGAGGGGCGTCAATACGATGCCGATTTGTACGTCCGCAACGGACGCATCTATACGATCGGTGCCGATCTTCAATCGCGACCGGCGGACCAGGCCATTGATGCGCGCGGCCACCTGCTGCTGCCGGGCATGATCGACGACCAGGTGCATTTTCGCGAGCCGGGCTTGACGCACAAGGCGGAGATCGCGACCGAGTCCCGCGCGGCGGTGGCCGGCGGCATCACCAGCTTTCTTGAGATGCCCAACACCCAGCCGCCGACGCTGAGCCTGGAGGCACTGGAGGCCAAGTACCAGCGTGCCGCCCAGGTCTCGCCGGCCAATTTCGGCTTCTACCTCGGCGCGAGCAACGACAATCTGGACGCCATCCGCCGCCTGCCGGTCGGTGCCGCCTGCGGTGTAAAGGTCTTCATGGGCGCATCCACCGGCAACATGCTGGTCGATGACCCCAAGGTGCTGGCGAGTATCTTTGCTGAGGCACCGGTGCTAATCGCCACCCATTGCGAAGACACCCCGCTCATTCGCGCCAATGAGCAAGCCTATCGGGAGCAATACGGCGAGACGGTGCCGATGGAGATGCATCCGCTGATCCGCTCGGAAGAAGCCTGTTGGCGTTCGTCCTCGCTTGCGGTAGAGCTGGCGCGCCAGCACAACACCCGCCTGCATGTGCTGCATCTCACCACGGCGCGCGAACTCGGGTTATTCGAGCCCGGCTCGCACCGCGACAAGCGCATCACCGTCGAGGCCTGCGTGCATCACCTGTATTTTGACGCGCACGACTATGCCGAGAAAGGCAGCCTGATCAAATGTAACCCCGCCATCAAACAGCCAGAAGACCGCGCCGCGCTGCTTGCCGCAGTCACCGAGGGCCGCATCGACGTGATCGCCACCGACCACGCCCCCCATCTGCTCAGCGAAAAAGATGCGCCCTACTTCGCCGCCCCAGCCGGCCTGCCGCTGGTGCAACACGCCCTACCCAGTCTGTTTGAACATGTGCGCGTCGGCGCCCTGACGCTGGAAACCCTGGTCGAGAAAACCAGCCACGCGGTGGCCGATTGTTTCAACATTCAAGGTCGCGGCTACATCCGCGAGGGCTACTGGGCCGACCTGGTGCTGATCGACCCCAACAGCCCGCACGCCATCAACCGCGCCGAAGTCTTGAGCAAATGCGGCTGGTCGCCCTTCGAGGGGCGGACATTCAGCGCGCGCGTGCTCGCAACTTTGGTCAATGGTGACCTCATCTGGCAAAACGGAGCACTCAATCCGCAAGCGACCGCCGGCATGCGCCTAGAGTTTGGCGCTACGCGCTGA
- a CDS encoding ISKra4-like element ISThio1 family transposase, with protein sequence MPCYTISLPSLDCYEGAIAQFVQLLETLSGEQAQHATHGEIEALVQQGGMKLLCEMVQSHLEQRAREEPRYASVIGADGYPRTHHRAGCTRLLETRFGEVTVTRRGYGARGLQSVFPLDAELNLPPGRYSHGLCEVLAGEVVNNSFDAALAALEQAGGGTLAKRQAEEVAVHLSQDFDAFYAQPFVPQEPNEASERLLIISADGKGIVMRPSDLREATRKARERQAHKQQTRLSPGEKKQRKRMATVASVYEVEPYPRTPEQILDPKQAPAGKRPEVQNKRTWARVEADQRTVIEQAFEEAMRRDPDQHRRWVVLCDGQEDLLRQVTAAAERYKVEVVVIQDFIHVLEYLWKAAHALFPETPAEREQWVMERAMAILEGRAHDVAVGLRRAATRKQLGETARKPIDKAADYIDNNRERLEYDQALALGLPIATGVIEGACRHLVKDRMDLTGARWGLARAEAILKLRSLKISGDLPAYLAFHFAEHRRHYPGPPIPLDLPVAA encoded by the coding sequence ATGCCATGCTACACGATTTCTTTGCCAAGCCTCGATTGCTACGAGGGGGCGATCGCGCAGTTCGTCCAACTGCTTGAGACGCTGAGCGGGGAGCAAGCCCAACATGCCACGCACGGGGAAATCGAAGCGCTGGTGCAACAGGGCGGCATGAAGCTGCTGTGTGAGATGGTCCAGTCGCACCTGGAACAAAGAGCGCGAGAGGAACCGCGGTATGCGTCCGTGATTGGCGCCGATGGTTATCCCCGGACCCATCATCGCGCCGGCTGTACCCGACTTCTGGAGACCCGCTTTGGGGAAGTGACCGTCACGCGCCGGGGCTACGGTGCGCGGGGACTCCAGAGCGTCTTCCCCTTGGATGCTGAGCTGAATCTGCCCCCGGGCAGGTATTCCCATGGCCTGTGCGAGGTGCTGGCCGGTGAGGTCGTGAACAACTCCTTCGACGCCGCGCTTGCGGCACTCGAACAAGCCGGCGGCGGGACGCTGGCCAAGCGCCAAGCCGAGGAGGTGGCCGTGCATCTGAGCCAGGACTTCGACGCCTTCTACGCCCAACCCTTTGTCCCCCAGGAGCCGAATGAAGCGAGCGAACGCCTCCTGATCATCAGTGCTGACGGCAAGGGCATCGTGATGCGCCCCAGCGATTTGCGCGAGGCCACCCGCAAGGCGCGCGAGCGCCAAGCGCACAAGCAACAGACCCGGCTGAGTCCTGGGGAGAAAAAGCAGCGCAAACGCATGGCCACCGTCGCCTCGGTCTATGAGGTCGAGCCCTACCCACGCACCCCAGAGCAGATCCTTGATCCCAAACAAGCCCCCGCGGGCAAACGTCCCGAAGTCCAGAACAAACGCACCTGGGCACGCGTGGAGGCCGATCAGCGCACCGTCATCGAGCAGGCGTTTGAGGAGGCCATGCGCCGCGACCCGGATCAGCACCGCCGCTGGGTGGTGCTCTGTGACGGTCAGGAAGATCTGCTGCGCCAAGTCACAGCCGCGGCCGAGCGCTACAAGGTCGAGGTGGTGGTGATCCAGGACTTCATCCATGTGCTGGAATATCTGTGGAAAGCCGCGCATGCGCTCTTTCCCGAGACCCCCGCGGAGCGCGAGCAGTGGGTGATGGAGCGCGCCATGGCCATCCTCGAAGGTCGCGCCCACGACGTGGCCGTGGGACTGCGCCGCGCGGCAACGCGCAAGCAACTCGGCGAGACGGCGCGCAAACCCATCGATAAGGCGGCCGACTATATCGACAACAACCGCGAGCGCCTCGAATACGACCAAGCGCTTGCGCTGGGGCTGCCAATCGCCACTGGTGTGATCGAAGGCGCCTGTCGCCATCTCGTCAAAGATCGCATGGATCTCACCGGGGCGCGTTGGGGGCTGGCCCGCGCCGAGGCGATCCTGAAACTGCGCTCACTAAAGATCAGTGGGGACTTGCCGGCCTATCTTGCGTTTCACTTCGCTGAGCACCGACGCCACTATCCAGGACCACCGATCCCGCTGGACTTGCCCGTGGCGGCATGA